The stretch of DNA tataagagagGTTACACAATTGTTGCTAGATTTCCAGTGTCTAATCTGCTATACAAGGAAAGTATTTACATCCTAATTGACAGTTATGTATAATCTAGCTACGAAGGAAAGTATCTATCTATAAAGGAAAGTATTACTAAAAACACAATAATTAAGCCTAAATCATATCTCCGTAACATAATCTAGCTATGAAGGAAAGTATCTATCTATAAAGGAAAGTATtactaaaaatacaataattaatCCTAAATCATATCTCCGTAACAAATTGGACCTCCAAGAGAGAGAAAGCTAAAGCACATCATATGGGACGTACAGAGAGTGTGCTTTTTCTAGTCAGCCAAGAGAGAAAGATAAAAACCTTCAGAGACACCAACTTAACATCTTGCACAAAGAAGTCGTACATTAAATATAGACCAAGGCAATAGCAATGAAGCTTACATTGCTAAGGTTCAAACAGTCATACTTTGGAAGAATGATGTCCACAGTGTGGTTCAAATCCTGAACAGCACGAGATAGACTAGTGACAACATCACCAAGACCTCCAACCTGCAATGGATTTCATAAATGCcagataaaaacaaaattataccaAGGATACCAGTTTGGATCACAAAGATACTATATGCAGACGACATATTTATAAGAGAGTAGGGTTAAGAAAGATGAAATATCACCATCCTTTAGAAACAGGAAGCAGATAAATTGGGCAAACATTACACTGCCTAGGCTCACTTTGTCCCTGTCAGtttggacatttcacattgAAAAAGGAAACTAGGAGTGCCTTTCCATACCTTTTTCATTTCAGTTAAAGTGCTCATTTAACAACCCTAAACTCTCTTCCTTAAGTACAGAGAATTTGAGAGGTTTCTGTTGCAATCAATGAGCATTTGCCATAAAAAACTTGCAAGGCGATAACGAGAAGGAGCCACAAAACATCCTTACCTTTGCAATGGGGGCCATTTCAACAGAAATATGAACTATGTGCATTGGTGGCTCCTTGGCAATTCCCTTAAACACGGGTATGTGGTAATCCATGCCATTCTTGTTGTCAAAAATTCCACCTTCTTCCTTTTCAGAGAATACGAAGTCCATCACGTATGCATCCAGTGGAACGTTGACTGCAAGAGCAGAATAAATGATACATTtgcctaaaaaaatatatataaaaatttcccCCCTGCATTCAGAACAGAGTGATCCGTGCATGTGACATGATGGTGCATGCCATTGCATACTGTCATATTTTgctaatagatgaataattagCCTCTGTAAGTTGTACCTATGCTTTAATATTCAGGTTGAAGAAAGATCTCTTGTCATCACTGGATATGAATACTATTAATCCAATTGAATCAAATTTTGGAGCATTGATCATGATTTTTGTGATGATAGAACTGTTACACCAAATCAAGGAATACACCACAAACTAGGGGTAGAGACCagcaaattcaaaaatataaacaccTTTCATAGTGTCAAAATCCAAAAGTGTGCCAGAAGGATCTAAATCATCTTATGAACGAAAATCTATGAGTCATGCAAGAATGGGACCTCCAAAATGGATGTTGATTTTATCATCATGGTGGCATCTTGACCTTAAGATATCTTAGACTTGCACAGATACAGCTGAGGAAACGGGTTAGGAAAAGCGTATGTTGAACACTAAAAAAGCAAGAAATGTTACTATTTACTCTATTGTGAATATTTTGGATTTACTAGGTTTTGTCATGTTCAAAATGTTGCCATTCTCAAGGTTATTTGACCTTAAGTTTAATGTGATTTGTGGATTACGTGCTGAATGCATGTGCAAAAGATTCATTCAACCCAAATAAATATGTTTCAAGACTTCCTTTAATATTCAAGAGAAACTGACACACTTGGGAAATCATTTGAACATCTTTGCCAGTGAATGTAGGTTTTTTAAAGCCCAACCAATTATATATTGGCATCGTGTGTGATTTCTGAATTTAACTACTCTCTATTTAGCACAcaaactaaaacatttaaaactcaCATAAGCTTACCTGTGGTTTTTATATGAGTACCATTATCTGCAGGCAACATTCTTTGTGGTGACAATGGACCCTTGCGGTGGGTCCAACGGTTAAAGGAACCCCTGAACCAAACTTCTGATTTACCATTCAGAACTGTGTTTGCGGGATTATAGAAAACTGTAGCAGCGCTTCCTGCTTGAACATCAAGAGGCTCAGTGTAGACTATGTGCTTTTgggacaacaaaaatcttttCAAAGTTCTTTCCTTTGTTTCGGCTTTCATAAGTGCAGTTCTTTCAGTCTGTGGCAGGAGAAGCACAGAGAGGAGAAGAATAAGAGGCAACatcaaaagttttcagaaaagaTAAATTACAATTAGTCTAAATTGAAGACAATGAATGATATCTCGGGCATCCATCTGTAACCTCATGGAATTAGCCCACAAATCCCACACTATAAATAAGGAGCACATACACTGGATGCAACCACCAGACCAGATATCAAGTTGGTGGTCCACATCCTCTGCATCTGAGCCACGATAACCAGTAGTCACCCAATATTTGTGTACACTATTCTTAGTTGTGCTTGCACTGAGAATAGAAAAAGAATGACCCAAGTATGCTTTATTCATTCAAGAAAGCAAGAGCTTGTATCTTCACTCTATTACATAGTGCAAAGTCCCAATCAAATAATTCTGGACAAAAGATTTTTCTAAACTGACCTTGGCACGTACAGCCTCTTCTCTTAACCTTCTCTCCTCCTGGAGTTTCCTAAATATCTGGTGTTCTTCCTCAGCCCAATACAGTTCTTCAGGAATGCCTTTTGGAACAATAGCATGGAAATCTTGGCGGTTGTTGTTATCATACACAATGGCATTCTGAGGTGGCCCATCAGCAAAAACCCAATCTAAGACAAGTGCTCGATCAGGTACAACAACTGCAAAAATTAAAGTTGCTCGCTATTATTTCTCTTAGAAGTTTATAACATGCAGTACCAATACCATAAGGGAAATCAACCCGATCCctgaaaaatgcaagaaaatataaacaatCACCTCTCCCATAAGGTACCCATACCCAAGCAACTCGCTGCAAATTGAGGTTTGGCTGAAAATTATCACTCCTTGCCTTTAAATTCATGCAAAGTTTGACTCAAATGTGAAATAAAATGCATGGACATGGAAAAGGAGAGGGAAGTTTGAAAAGTAATTCCTAGCCTGGGTTTGTTAAATATATACTCCCTTGTGTGAAACACTTATCCTTCCTACATGTCTTTtggtgtgtatgtgtgtgtgcgtgcgccCATCtgctctgctctctctctctctctctctctctctctcatctgaCAGGGATCATATCACTCTCAAAGATTGGTATCATGCGTCCATGTTTGGAGTCACACAATTCATTTTTGACACCACCACCACGTTGAATGATATTTTGCATGTTTCGGATGTATGCGGTCCAAGAGGTCCCAGCAGGTAAGTGTAACAATGGATGGATGCCAACTGATGCCATCTTGGATGTTCACCTTATATTAGTCACTCCAACCAGATAATTTGAAGATAATGAAAGTGAAATAttagaaagaataaagaaaataaatttactaacatacttagaaaaaatatatatttactaacaCCTACCATCAGCATACCACCAGTCGCCATCCTTTTCTTCAGAATTGATAAGCATTTCAACAATGGACAATCCGCCCTTCCAATTGTTATGCCCCCCATGAATCCAAAGTTCCTTTGAGTGAGCAAGAGGGCCAGagcttttattataatataacctTACCAGATCTTCACCTTTAAACCCACTAGGCTCTATGTACCAAACATTATCAATAGATCTTGTAGCCTTCTTCATCAATTCTTTCAAAACTTCCCGCATCCTTCCAGTCTTCTTCCTTGCTTGTGCTCTATCAGCTTCCCTTGCAGCTTTCTCTGCTGCTATTTGCCTCTgttcctcttctcttctttccctTTCAGCTTGCTCCTTCGCAAGTTTCTCTAGTTCCTTGCGTTTTTCCTCAAGCAAGAAATCTTCAAATTCGTGCAGATCCATTCCACCTTCCACCATTATGCAGAAATCCTTTTCATCATTATTGTCATAGACATTTTGCCCATTGAAAAAGACAAAGTTGATCTTGTAGGCTTCCTTGGGAACATGAACTTGGCAAGACCACCAATCCCCATTAAGATGTGTTTTGCTCAACCTCACAGTAAACGATTTCCATCTCCAGTCATTAAAGGCTCCCATTATCAGAACATCAGGCTCATTATTTAAAGTGGAGAGGCTTCTATTAAGGAAAACTTCTATATCTTGATTAGGTTTCACCAGTGGCGGAAAAACAAAGAGTTTATTCCCTTTTAAGAAGTTTTCATCACCGAGCATCTCAATTTTCTCCTTCCGCAAATTTTCTTCCATCTGCAACCTCAATTTTAGAGAAGCTTCTTTGATCTTTTCATCAGTTTCATGTTTATCTTTTCTTGTGACATCACTCTTGGGAGCATCCAAGTCTCTTTCTTCCAAAGCCATTCCATCAGAAATGTTCTGAAAATCACTCTTTAAACCTGTTTCTGTCTTCCCTAACTCTGCCATATCCTCATCAACTCTAGATATACTTCCATTTTTCACCACTTGATTTTTCTGTGCTATAGCTGGTGATTTATTTGCTGATGATATTTCAGTGGCTTCCCCAATACTTTCATCCAATCTTTCTTCCTCCACTCTATCCTCTCGAGAATCTTCAAGAGGCACCTCTTCATCAGCATCAACTCTCATTTCAAGCGTACTCCTATTGGGGGCAACATGCTCGCTGGATGTTGGAGCAATTGAGACCTCTTTCTCTTCACTATCTCTTTGATTCCTCTTCTGAGTGCTTGTCCCTACTGGCGTTGTTGGCATGACTCCCTCTGGAGCAGGGGTTTTAGGCCTTGCACTTGATATCTTCTTTGGCCTCCTCCTTGAAAAATCTGCCGATAATGCAGagcaaaaatttaaagaaatacaaaaaagtcaagattttaacttttaaccaTAACAGAAAAGTGCCAGCTAGCAAACCTGCACTAGCAGTAATTTGAGATGAAACCCCAACTCCATGGCACTCTTTCGGCCACGAACAAGACTGAAACCAAAAGGCATAGCtcaaatacatttaatatgagaagTAATTAACATTGCTACGTCcctaattttgtatttatacttAGATTATCACCACGAGTAAGATATAGTTAATGCTCCAACAAATACTCAAAAAACGTAGTTAaatatgatcttatatttttattacacAGTATCAAATAGATGATAAAGACCCAGAAACGAGAAACACGAATTTCATCAacaaagttttcaaattaatcgaTAACCCGATAAAGAGTTCCAGAAAACGAAACCTACCAATATCTAAACTCTCATTAGCAGAACTTGAACAAACAATTTACCATTATCCCATATCAGATTAATATAAATCCACAACATCTCTCGTTAAATAACCAGAAACTCTCACAAGGGTGCCATCAAAATCAAACACCACCCATTGGaacaaagagaagagaaaacacCAAGAAGATCCATGCATAtgacatacataattatatgcaCTGTAATGCATAAACATATAACCCAATTACCTGTGAAAAATGAGTGATTCTTCCATGAGGAAAGAACCCCAGAAACGGTTTGAGCTTGATGTGGCCCCTCTTATTGAACACTGTTCTGCTGCTGAGTGGCCTCTGTGCTAACGAAGCCACCTCCATAGCTGTTTCCCAGAATGGTCTTCaagtttgttcttcttcttcttcttgcagTACAGTGACCACAATTTTTAATCAGCAAAAAAACATCCTCTGATTGATCATGGCAGATGATCGCTCTCGAAGTTTGTGCATTTCAAGATAattaaacaacaacaaaaatcgagatatttattttattgaattccAGCCAAACCGCATAAGTATTGTTCTAGAATTCCAGCCTTGTGTATTCACTGTatagtattttgttttcttgtaatTATGCACATTTATCAACCATTCTTCATTACGAACCGTCGATCTGTGTTCATGAGATATCTGACGGTCAATATAAATTTGTCCCGGCATTTATCTTGGGATTTGAGATAATATCGAAAGGTTAATGTCTCAAGTAGTGCATTGATAGTCCGTGATAGCGTATCCCAGCGGTGATTGGAGGCCTCAAATACAAATTGACGCATCGAATGGGGACACGCCACGTAATGAAAAACTTTAATCTTGAAGGGTAAGGTTTAAAAGATTTTCATCCGTCCGTCCCCTCCCTCTCCGTGTATAATTTAAGATCGTCATCTGATTAGCGTAGCAAGTGCTTTGGTGACtaataaagttaaatattttaataattatatttttttataataaaaaaatgattaaatttgtgattttcgATTATCCAACATATGAATTATCCATCCATAAAGGgatgtatgatttttttataattacggATTTATTATGATAAATTTCTGTATAATTCATGCCGATTCAGCCCTGATTTGcatgtttttataattcttcttaactcattttatataatttaatcattataatttttttaaatttttatacaaaataaaataaataatttaacttttacaaatctcaaaataaaaataatattaaaaatatatattctaataatattatattcaacttttaactttaatctcaacttatctcatttcatctataaaatcaAACGAGACAGATAAATAGACAGATAAGTAAACAGATAAGTAATGTGTTGAATTATCTATCGtcccatatatttttataggaataattataaaattatctatgttttttatttaaatttgtatCCCATGTTGTTTTAATAACATTCAAATTAGTTCAAAAGTAGTGTGATGTATCATATGCTACAAAATTGTTAAGTTTTTAtgtatttgagtttttttttttatgattttttaagtgAATCGTGTTTAACGATAATTGATATTAATGTGGCGCTAATTCtaacaatttattaattaatctaGCTTTGATAAATGGATCAATCTTCTGTTATTAAAATCATATGGAGTAATTTGGCTTTGAGACAAATCACAAGGactaatattctattattatatcatttgttgtcaatattttatttagccaacaaaacaaattattttttctaataatctacactttctctcatctctatatttgttatagttgaaatttgataaaaatgtcCATTGAGATGatctagttttcttttaaaaaaattgaccatttgtgaaaatatgattattttataaatattattgttacaaagcattaattttgaaaacattaccaaatagtttttaaaaaa from Juglans regia cultivar Chandler chromosome 4, Walnut 2.0, whole genome shotgun sequence encodes:
- the LOC108982096 gene encoding starch synthase 3, chloroplastic/amyloplastic → MEVASLAQRPLSSRTVFNKRGHIKLKPFLGFFPHGRITHFSQSCSWPKECHGVGVSSQITASADFSRRRPKKISSARPKTPAPEGVMPTTPVGTSTQKRNQRDSEEKEVSIAPTSSEHVAPNRSTLEMRVDADEEVPLEDSREDRVEEERLDESIGEATEISSANKSPAIAQKNQVVKNGSISRVDEDMAELGKTETGLKSDFQNISDGMALEERDLDAPKSDVTRKDKHETDEKIKEASLKLRLQMEENLRKEKIEMLGDENFLKGNKLFVFPPLVKPNQDIEVFLNRSLSTLNNEPDVLIMGAFNDWRWKSFTVRLSKTHLNGDWWSCQVHVPKEAYKINFVFFNGQNVYDNNDEKDFCIMVEGGMDLHEFEDFLLEEKRKELEKLAKEQAERERREEEQRQIAAEKAAREADRAQARKKTGRMREVLKELMKKATRSIDNVWYIEPSGFKGEDLVRLYYNKSSGPLAHSKELWIHGGHNNWKGGLSIVEMLINSEEKDGDWWYADVVVPDRALVLDWVFADGPPQNAIVYDNNNRQDFHAIVPKGIPEELYWAEEEHQIFRKLQEERRLREEAVRAKTERTALMKAETKERTLKRFLLSQKHIVYTEPLDVQAGSAATVFYNPANTVLNGKSEVWFRGSFNRWTHRKGPLSPQRMLPADNGTHIKTTVNVPLDAYVMDFVFSEKEEGGIFDNKNGMDYHIPVFKGIAKEPPMHIVHISVEMAPIAKVGGLGDVVTSLSRAVQDLNHTVDIILPKYDCLNLSNVKNFQYRRSYSWGGTEIKVWFGNVEGLSVYFLEPLNGFFGAGCIYGCRNDAERFGFFCHSALEFLLQSGFHPDIIHCHDWSSAPVTWLFKDHYMHYSLSKARVVFTIHNLEFGAGLIGKAMAYTDKATTVSHTYSKEVAGNPSIAPHLYKFHGILNGIDPDIWDPYNDKFIPISYTSENVIEGKRAAKEALQERLGLKKTDLPLVGVITRLTHQKGIHLIKHAIWRTLDRNGQVVLLGSAPDPRIQNDFVNLANQLHSTHCGRARLCLTYDEPLSHLIYAGADFILVPSIFEPCGLTQLIAMRYGSIPVVRKTGGLHDTVFDVDHDTERAQAQGLETNGFNFDGADAAGVDYALDRAISAWYDRRDWFNSLCKRVMEQDWSWNRPALEYMELYHAARK